A genomic segment from Spinacia oleracea cultivar Varoflay chromosome 3, BTI_SOV_V1, whole genome shotgun sequence encodes:
- the LOC110785260 gene encoding uncharacterized protein has product MGEVGSCSLCEKQELGGLQSIYGRLAASWAMKYTLPKNRVTIWLALQDRLKTKERLHRYGVTIDETCALCGHDTESSAHLFFNCHFSKECSSMVLPWLGFNTSRNNLFTLLKWIHRYCKKSFTRKVTYAAVACTVYQIWKARNLAIWEQFVPSIACIVKTIQYTVKHRVMSILSQKVRARDREWLLAFLSFEGVLPRRFASPLSELFVGV; this is encoded by the exons ATGGGTGAAGTGGGTTCATGCAGTCTATGTGAAAAACAGGAATTGGGTGGATTACAGTCCATCTATGGCAGATTGGCAGCCAGTTGGGCTATGAA GTATACTCTACCCAAGAATAGAGTCACCATATGGCTTGCTCTCCAGGATAGACTTAAGACCAAGGAAAGACTACACAGATATGGGGTTACTATAGATGAAACCTGTGCTTTGTGTGGACATGACACTGAATCTAGTGCTCATCTGTTCTTCAATTGTCATTTTAGCAAGGAATGCAGTTCTATGGTGTTGCCTTGGCTTGGCTTCAATACCTCCAGGAATAATCTCTTCACTCTTCTTAAGTGGATCCATAGATACTGCAAAAAATCTTTTACCAGGAAAGTTACTTATGCTGCTGTTGCTTGTACTGTGTACCAAATTTGGAAAGCTAGGAATCTAGCTATATGGGAACAGTTTGTTCCATCCATTGCTTGTATTGTCAAAACTATTCAGTATACTGTTAAACATAGAGTAATGAGCATTCTTAGTCAGAAAGTTAGAGCTAGGGATAGGGAGTGGCTTTTAGCCTT TTTAAGCTTTGAGGGAgtccttcctagaaggtttGCCTCTCCTCTTTCTGAGTTGTTTGTTGGTgtttaa